The genome window AAAGAACTCTGGGCTTTTCCTTTCCTCTCCATGGTTACTTCAGCCCTCCCGACGGCTGTTCTTTACCTCGGACTCCCCCTCGCCAACGTTCTTGCACTCCTCGCGCTCTACCTCACCATAGGCCTCCTGCACCTTGACGGCCTCGCCGACTGGGCCGATGGGATAATGGTGAAGGGTGACCGCGAGAGGAAGATAAAGGCAATGAAGGATCTGAACACCGGAATAGCGGGCCTCTTCGCGGTGGTCATGGTTCTGCTCCTCCAAGTTTACTCGCTCCCGCTCGTTCCCTTCTACGCGCTCTTTTTGGCCGAACTCAACTCCAAGTTCGCCATGCTCCTCGCGCTGGCAACGAGAAAACCGCTCGGCTCCGGCCTGGGGGCATACTTCATGGAGGGGATGAACCGAAAACAGATGGCCATCGGAACGGCCCTCTACCTCCTGCTGATCCCCTTTGTCCTGATCGAACCCTCCGCGCTTGCATCTCTCCTCGGCCTTCTGACAGGGGTTTATGCCATACACATCTCGCTGAAGAACTTCGGCGGCCTTAACGGAGACTGCATAGGGGCAGTGGCGGAGATAACGAGGACCGGGACGCTTTTGGTTATGGCGTTTGCATGGCAATGGATTTAAAGGATAACACGCAAAAAAAGGCGGTGGGAGAATGGAAGAGGTGGAGAGAATATTTGCCAAACTTCCACCCGAGGCCCGAAGGGAGCTTTTAGACTACGCGGAGTTCCTGCTTCAGAAATATGGAAAGCGGGAGGTTAGAGGATTCAGGTTTACATGGGAAGGAAAGCTGAAGGACGTTAAGATGACCTCCGTTGAGCTTCAGCACAAGGCCTTGGAGTGGCGGGAGAATGTATCTGATTGACACGAACGTTTTCCTTGAGATTCTTCTAGGTCAAGAAAAGAAAGAGGTAGCAAAGCGATTTTTGAATTCACACCCGGGAGAACTTCTCATGAGTGATTTCACTCTTCATTCGATAGGGGTTGTTCTTTTTAGGCTTGGACGACCTGAGGTTTTTCTGGATTTCCTCCAAGACACGCTTCCAAACGTCGAAATTGTAACGCTTTCCGATTCAGAGTACCAAACGGTCGTCGAGTTTCACCAGAAGTATGGATTAGATTTTGACGATGCTTATCAATGTGCCGTTGCAGTTTCGAAAGACCTAACTATTGTAACAATGGACAAAGATTTTAGAAAAGCCCCATATTCTCTCAAGGTCATTTTTCTGTAGGAGGCTGAACCCCTGGAATCACATTAAGCTCGTCCAGCTCCCTGTCTTCGAGTGCCGCGTAGGGTACGTATCCCCTCTCCCTGGCCTTTTCAATGAAGTCGAGGATTCTCGCGAGGTCTTCCCCGCTCCTTGTCCCGTCATCGAGGTAATCCACGACCAGAACAACTTTTCCCGCCTTAACAACCCTGTCCAGGAGGGGAACTTTCTCGTCCGTCCAAGGGCTCGGTTTGAGGCCGTCGTAGAAGACATCTTCACTCGCCCAGCCGGAGACGGCCTTCAGAAGGCTCCCGTTGTCGTAGTTGAGGAGCCACTCCCCGTTCTGAGGGATTACAATGAAATCCTCACCCGCCTTAGAGCGGGCGTAGTTGGCTATCTGGAGTATGAACTCGATCATCTGCCCCGCA of Thermococcus sp. JdF3 contains these proteins:
- the cobS gene encoding adenosylcobinamide-GDP ribazoletransferase encodes the protein MKNLLPFLTRIPVKGDFEKARKELWAFPFLSMVTSALPTAVLYLGLPLANVLALLALYLTIGLLHLDGLADWADGIMVKGDRERKIKAMKDLNTGIAGLFAVVMVLLLQVYSLPLVPFYALFLAELNSKFAMLLALATRKPLGSGLGAYFMEGMNRKQMAIGTALYLLLIPFVLIEPSALASLLGLLTGVYAIHISLKNFGGLNGDCIGAVAEITRTGTLLVMAFAWQWI
- a CDS encoding DUF2281 domain-containing protein, which encodes MEEVERIFAKLPPEARRELLDYAEFLLQKYGKREVRGFRFTWEGKLKDVKMTSVELQHKALEWRENVSD
- a CDS encoding PIN domain-containing protein: MYLIDTNVFLEILLGQEKKEVAKRFLNSHPGELLMSDFTLHSIGVVLFRLGRPEVFLDFLQDTLPNVEIVTLSDSEYQTVVEFHQKYGLDFDDAYQCAVAVSKDLTIVTMDKDFRKAPYSLKVIFL